A genome region from Sphingobacteriaceae bacterium GW460-11-11-14-LB5 includes the following:
- a CDS encoding cellulase — protein MIMKNKFFLALTFSFVLCFLCSFMAVQRKIQQSWIRINLLGYPTESIKVAVWASKTGELPAKFEIITKETNQVVYTSTNIKSFSHYGPFSQTARLNFSDFKSKGSFYLRANGILSPLLLINNNVYEGAADFCLQYMRQQRSGFNPYLKDSCHTHDGFVLYGAKAGLKDSTHIDASGGWHDASDYLQYSTTSANATYHLLMAYRDFPKVFNDQQLANGLDGKNGIADVLDEAKWGLDWLLKMHPLKNIMFNQLADDRDHISMRIPKEDSQYGKGFERPLYFITGEPQQRGKFMNNTTGTSSTAAKFTSAFNLGSVLFKGRDRAYAQTLAKKAKTAYIFALQKPGVTQTASVKSPYIYAEDNWVDDMELAETSFNFGREKADQKKIKLALNYARQESTTPWLQKDTAAHYQYYPFINLGHYEIARQDLKDRTAINYYQEGIKQVWNRAKNNAFYRGVPFIWCSNNLTVSFAIQCHWYATLSGDKTYSELEQANFDWLFGCNPWGTSMVYGLPQWGDTPADPHSAFTHLKNYPINGGLVDGPVYTNIYKGLIGIKLNDSDEYADFQSDLAVYHDDYGDYSTNEPTMDGTASLIYLLAAKEAQAYPLADHKTYSYGAIIRGDSTQKKIYLVFTGDEYADGAETISKVLAQEKVKASFFLTGNFYRNPNFNSLIKKLKNDGHYLGPHSDQHLLYCDWNKRDSLLVTKTGFETDLNKNYQAMANFGINKEAAGYFLPPYEWYNQTIADWAKAQGLQLINFTPGTRSNADYTYPEMGKSYRSSDEIYRSITAFNETKPNGLNGFILLLHIGTDARRTDKFYNRLAELITYLKRADYKLARIDN, from the coding sequence ATCATAATGAAAAATAAGTTCTTCCTGGCCTTAACCTTCTCGTTTGTCTTATGCTTCTTATGTTCATTTATGGCTGTCCAGCGAAAAATTCAACAAAGCTGGATCAGGATTAATTTGCTGGGTTACCCTACCGAAAGCATTAAAGTTGCCGTGTGGGCAAGCAAAACGGGTGAGCTACCTGCCAAATTTGAGATTATCACAAAAGAGACCAACCAGGTGGTTTATACCTCAACCAATATTAAAAGTTTTAGCCATTATGGTCCTTTTAGCCAAACGGCCCGATTAAATTTCAGTGATTTTAAAAGTAAAGGAAGTTTCTACCTTAGGGCAAATGGTATTCTTTCTCCCCTATTGCTCATCAATAATAACGTTTATGAGGGTGCTGCAGATTTCTGCTTACAATATATGCGCCAGCAACGAAGTGGTTTTAATCCCTACCTGAAAGATAGCTGCCATACGCATGATGGCTTTGTTTTATATGGCGCTAAAGCTGGCCTTAAAGACAGTACACATATTGATGCTTCCGGTGGCTGGCACGATGCAAGTGATTACCTGCAGTATTCAACCACCTCTGCCAATGCGACCTATCATTTATTAATGGCTTATCGCGATTTTCCAAAAGTCTTTAACGATCAGCAGCTGGCCAATGGTTTAGACGGAAAAAACGGAATTGCTGATGTGCTGGACGAAGCAAAATGGGGTTTGGATTGGTTGCTGAAAATGCATCCCCTGAAAAACATCATGTTTAACCAACTGGCCGATGACCGCGATCATATCAGCATGCGGATTCCGAAAGAAGACAGTCAATATGGAAAAGGTTTTGAGCGCCCACTCTATTTTATTACCGGCGAACCGCAGCAACGCGGTAAGTTTATGAATAACACCACCGGTACATCTTCTACAGCCGCTAAATTTACGAGCGCTTTTAATTTGGGCTCGGTTTTATTTAAAGGGCGTGATCGTGCTTACGCCCAAACCCTTGCTAAAAAAGCCAAAACGGCCTATATATTTGCATTACAAAAACCTGGGGTAACACAAACTGCATCCGTAAAATCGCCATACATTTATGCTGAAGACAATTGGGTTGACGATATGGAACTGGCCGAAACCTCATTCAATTTCGGAAGAGAAAAAGCCGATCAAAAGAAAATAAAACTGGCCTTAAACTATGCCCGGCAAGAAAGCACCACACCCTGGCTACAAAAAGACACCGCAGCGCATTATCAATATTATCCATTCATCAACCTTGGTCACTACGAAATTGCCCGGCAAGATTTAAAAGACAGAACAGCTATTAATTATTATCAGGAAGGAATAAAGCAAGTTTGGAACCGCGCAAAAAACAACGCTTTTTACCGTGGTGTTCCTTTTATCTGGTGCAGCAACAATTTAACCGTTTCTTTCGCCATACAATGCCATTGGTATGCAACCTTAAGTGGCGATAAAACTTATTCCGAGCTTGAACAAGCCAATTTCGACTGGCTTTTTGGTTGTAATCCATGGGGAACGAGTATGGTTTACGGCTTGCCTCAATGGGGAGATACACCAGCCGATCCGCACTCGGCCTTTACCCATTTAAAGAATTATCCCATAAACGGCGGATTGGTTGACGGACCCGTTTACACCAATATTTATAAAGGTTTAATCGGGATCAAGCTCAATGATAGTGATGAATATGCTGACTTTCAGAGCGATCTGGCTGTTTACCATGATGATTATGGCGATTATAGCACCAACGAACCCACAATGGATGGAACCGCATCGCTAATCTATTTACTGGCAGCAAAAGAAGCACAGGCTTATCCCCTGGCCGACCATAAAACTTACAGCTACGGCGCCATCATCCGGGGCGATTCTACCCAAAAGAAAATCTACCTGGTTTTTACAGGTGACGAATATGCGGATGGCGCTGAAACAATAAGCAAAGTGCTGGCGCAAGAGAAAGTTAAAGCGTCTTTTTTTCTTACCGGAAATTTTTATCGGAATCCAAATTTTAATTCATTGATTAAAAAACTAAAGAATGATGGTCATTACCTCGGCCCGCATTCTGACCAGCATTTATTGTACTGCGACTGGAATAAACGCGACAGTCTCCTGGTGACCAAAACAGGTTTCGAAACCGATTTAAACAAAAATTATCAGGCAATGGCAAATTTTGGGATTAACAAAGAAGCGGCAGGCTATTTTTTACCTCCCTACGAATGGTATAACCAAACCATCGCCGACTGGGCAAAAGCACAGGGCCTGCAACTGATTAATTTTACTCCGGGCACACGATCCAACGCCGATTACACTTATCCCGAAATGGGGAAAAGTTATCGATCGAGCGATGAGATATACAGATCGATTACTGCTTTTAACGAAACCAAGCCCAATGGTTTAAATGGTTTTATCTTGTTGCTGCACATCGGTACTGATGCCCGAAGAACTGATAAATTTTATAACAGGCTGGCAGAATTGATTACTTATCTGAAAAGGGCTGATTATAAATTGGCTAGAATTGATAATTAA
- a CDS encoding TetR family transcriptional regulator → MKTEKVDKRQAILEAAEKLFCETGYEGTSTRQIAKESGANMAMINYYFGSKEGVFVEIMNERIASFASQLKIINEDKISALEKLHRVIEGYVNRILNNTAFHKMMHRELSLTQRPEMYDKIKDAMSHNMQLIDRIITGGIEDGSFNKVDVRMVIATIMGTITNIVIAPNKVMPCSNFDLNNPKDKKIIRDRAIAHLQDLTTVYLTTKK, encoded by the coding sequence ATGAAAACAGAAAAAGTAGATAAAAGACAGGCCATTCTTGAGGCAGCAGAAAAGCTGTTCTGCGAGACCGGGTATGAGGGAACTTCTACCCGCCAGATTGCCAAAGAATCTGGAGCGAATATGGCGATGATAAATTATTATTTCGGTTCTAAAGAAGGGGTTTTTGTAGAGATCATGAACGAGCGTATTGCAAGTTTTGCCTCTCAGTTAAAAATCATCAATGAGGATAAGATTTCGGCATTGGAGAAATTGCACAGGGTGATAGAAGGATACGTAAACAGAATCCTGAATAACACGGCATTCCATAAAATGATGCACCGCGAACTTTCTTTAACCCAAAGGCCCGAAATGTACGATAAGATTAAAGATGCCATGAGTCATAATATGCAGCTGATCGATCGCATTATTACCGGTGGAATTGAAGATGGTAGTTTTAACAAAGTAGATGTACGGATGGTAATTGCGACGATTATGGGTACCATTACCAATATCGTTATTGCGCCGAATAAGGTAATGCCTTGTTCTAACTTCGATCTGAACAATCCGAAAGACAAAAAAATTATCAGAGACCGGGCAATCGCTCACTTACAAGATCTAACAACCGTTTATTTAACAACAAAAAAATGA
- a CDS encoding MFS transporter produces MAEVGLKKWIITFTVITASLLELIDTTIVNVAIPQIQGNLGATLEDVAWLSTGYAVANVIVLPMSGWLGNRFGRKNYFLTSIIVFTLVSFLCGNATSLNELILFRIIQGLAGGGLISTAQAILIETWPREDVGIATALFGLGAVVGPTVGPTIGGYILEISSWPWIFYVNIPVGILAAYCTYTFVRATPKSGQGQPVDWWGIALLAIAVGSLQTLLEKGESEDWFATPYITALAVASVFGLLLFIWREMTTDHPIVNFKIMRHRSFSVGMFTSFILGFGLYGSVFVFPVFCQNLLGFSPLQTGEILFPGGLCTIVMMPFIGIMLKKGVPAQIMATFGMLAFFIFCWMLSNSTLQSGTGDFFWPLVIRGVGMALLFVPLTTLAIQDLKGPEIGQGSGLNNMMRQLGGSFGIAALTTLIHIRSGFHRSVLLSNVNDYNQPFVDRFNGLIKGFMAKGQTLFDAKIMAAKAMEGIVTRQTMLLTYDDAYWVAGLIMLFSIPLLYLQKFKKNANIPADVH; encoded by the coding sequence ATGGCCGAAGTAGGTTTAAAAAAGTGGATTATTACGTTTACGGTAATCACAGCTTCTTTATTGGAGCTGATTGATACGACTATCGTAAACGTGGCAATTCCACAAATACAGGGAAACCTGGGCGCAACCCTTGAGGATGTGGCCTGGCTTTCTACCGGCTATGCGGTAGCGAATGTTATCGTATTGCCAATGTCGGGCTGGTTGGGTAACCGATTCGGCAGGAAAAATTACTTTCTTACCTCCATCATCGTTTTTACATTAGTTTCCTTTTTATGCGGAAACGCTACGTCATTGAATGAGCTTATTTTATTCAGGATTATTCAGGGTTTGGCCGGTGGTGGTTTAATATCAACAGCGCAAGCTATTTTAATTGAAACCTGGCCACGTGAAGATGTGGGTATTGCAACCGCCTTGTTTGGTCTGGGTGCAGTAGTTGGACCAACTGTAGGCCCAACCATCGGTGGATATATTTTGGAAATCAGTTCGTGGCCCTGGATCTTTTATGTAAATATTCCCGTCGGAATACTCGCGGCCTACTGTACGTACACCTTTGTTCGGGCAACCCCGAAATCAGGGCAGGGGCAACCTGTCGATTGGTGGGGTATCGCATTATTGGCTATTGCAGTAGGTAGTTTACAAACCTTATTGGAAAAAGGAGAGAGCGAAGACTGGTTTGCTACACCATACATTACCGCATTGGCTGTTGCATCGGTATTTGGTTTGTTGCTCTTCATTTGGAGAGAGATGACCACCGACCACCCGATTGTGAACTTTAAAATTATGAGACACAGAAGTTTCTCTGTGGGTATGTTTACCTCATTTATTTTAGGTTTTGGTTTATATGGTTCTGTATTCGTATTTCCGGTATTCTGTCAGAATTTGTTAGGATTTTCGCCTTTACAAACCGGAGAAATCTTATTTCCAGGTGGTTTGTGTACCATTGTCATGATGCCTTTTATTGGTATTATGCTTAAAAAAGGTGTTCCAGCACAAATTATGGCTACGTTCGGGATGCTTGCATTCTTTATTTTCTGTTGGATGTTGAGCAATTCGACGCTACAATCAGGAACTGGCGATTTCTTCTGGCCATTGGTTATCAGGGGTGTGGGTATGGCCTTATTATTTGTACCATTAACAACATTGGCCATCCAGGATCTGAAAGGACCAGAAATTGGCCAGGGTTCAGGTCTGAACAATATGATGCGCCAGTTGGGCGGTTCATTTGGTATCGCTGCGTTAACGACGTTAATCCACATTCGTTCAGGTTTCCACAGAAGCGTTTTATTGTCGAATGTAAATGATTATAACCAGCCATTTGTTGATCGTTTTAACGGTTTAATCAAAGGTTTTATGGCAAAAGGACAAACGCTGTTCGATGCTAAAATTATGGCTGCAAAAGCGATGGAAGGAATTGTCACCCGACAAACCATGTTACTTACTTATGACGATGCATATTGGGTTGCAGGATTGATCATGTTGTTCTCCATTCCACTGCTGTATCTTCAAAAGTTTAAGAAAAATGCAAACATTCCTGCCGATGTGCACTAA
- a CDS encoding secretion protein HlyD, which translates to MTTEKKKKNIVVPIILGVLLVIGIIFGITEWNYYSKHVDTDDAQIDGDISPVVARVGGYVKDINFEENTHVTEGQILVKLDDNDYKVKLEQAQSGQKGASAGVGVAESQIVATQANTGTAKANVDAAKSNVQAANVKVNLAQKDYNRYENLVKDGSITQQAFDQAKANKESAEAARQSALAAYRAAQDQYNAAVKQVGTTQSQLAVSSNVISQRQSDIDFAKLQLSYTDIKAPATGIVSKKNVQKGQLVQAGQSLFSIVNDGSIYVTANFKETQLEKIKEGSKVEIEVDAYPDEKIHGEVYNFSPITGAKGSLLPPDNATGNFVKVVQRVPVKIKIHPSKELLAKLRPGMSVKASVSTK; encoded by the coding sequence ATGACAACTGAAAAGAAAAAAAAGAACATAGTAGTACCCATCATTTTAGGCGTTTTACTAGTAATAGGCATAATCTTCGGGATTACAGAATGGAATTATTATAGCAAACACGTAGATACGGATGATGCGCAGATTGATGGTGATATCAGTCCGGTTGTTGCACGTGTTGGCGGTTATGTAAAGGATATCAATTTTGAAGAAAATACACACGTCACTGAAGGACAGATTTTAGTGAAACTTGATGACAACGATTATAAAGTTAAATTAGAACAGGCCCAATCTGGTCAGAAAGGGGCGAGCGCAGGTGTTGGTGTGGCTGAATCGCAAATTGTGGCTACCCAGGCGAATACGGGTACTGCAAAAGCAAACGTTGATGCAGCAAAATCAAATGTTCAGGCTGCAAATGTTAAAGTAAATCTAGCGCAGAAAGATTATAACCGTTATGAAAACCTGGTGAAAGACGGTTCGATCACACAACAGGCTTTCGATCAGGCTAAAGCAAATAAGGAGTCTGCAGAAGCAGCAAGACAATCTGCCCTGGCAGCATACCGCGCAGCGCAAGATCAATACAATGCTGCGGTTAAACAGGTTGGTACTACGCAATCGCAGTTAGCGGTGAGCAGCAATGTAATCAGCCAGCGTCAAAGCGATATCGATTTTGCAAAGCTTCAATTATCCTATACCGATATCAAAGCCCCTGCAACCGGTATTGTATCTAAAAAGAATGTTCAAAAAGGACAATTGGTTCAGGCTGGTCAATCTTTATTCTCTATCGTGAATGACGGAAGCATTTATGTAACCGCAAACTTTAAAGAAACACAGTTAGAGAAAATTAAAGAAGGATCTAAAGTTGAGATCGAGGTTGATGCTTATCCAGACGAAAAAATCCATGGTGAAGTATATAATTTCTCGCCAATTACTGGTGCAAAAGGATCTTTATTACCTCCTGATAATGCGACCGGTAACTTTGTTAAAGTTGTTCAACGCGTTCCGGTAAAAATCAAAATCCATCCATCAAAAGAACTGTTGGCTAAGTTACGCCCAGGTATGAGCGTTAAAGCATCAGTATCTACTAAATAA
- a CDS encoding transporter — protein MIPKSIRLMLVASLIPAALFAQSAKELNINQAIELGIANSKNLKLSQNKIDQAVAQLEVVKDNVLPTANASFMYNHAEIPTTTFTLPGSESSFHLPKRADAFVGTAAVQELVYGGGKLRYAKESTKLLADVARLDADKSKEEITYAVINTYYALYKVLQSRKVVDQNLESIAAQIKQAQRFFEQGIVTKNDVLRFQLQQANVTLTQMDIESNRKVINYNLDILLGLPEDTEVKIVDPTAGLKTPGSLNEYIGQAMANRQELKQLDVQNKVADFNIKTIKANTLPTVGVGANLYYINPSGNFIPPTNQYLMPVTLGATVSWNFGNLWTNKNKVSEAKIQQSAITIQKDILSDQVKTDINKNFQGYQVAMNKIQVLETSIAQATENDKLLASKYKNNVASVTDRIDAETLLYQAKINLEIAKADAGLAYYTLLKSTGKITQ, from the coding sequence ATGATCCCAAAATCAATTAGATTAATGCTTGTGGCATCATTAATTCCTGCAGCCTTATTTGCACAAAGTGCGAAGGAATTAAATATCAATCAGGCAATAGAACTCGGCATAGCCAACAGTAAAAACTTAAAACTTTCCCAAAATAAAATCGATCAGGCGGTAGCGCAGCTTGAAGTTGTAAAAGACAATGTTTTGCCAACAGCAAATGCAAGTTTCATGTACAACCATGCTGAAATACCCACCACTACTTTTACATTACCAGGTAGCGAATCCTCTTTCCACCTGCCTAAAAGAGCCGATGCTTTTGTCGGAACTGCAGCAGTGCAGGAATTGGTGTACGGCGGGGGTAAATTAAGATACGCAAAAGAATCGACAAAGTTATTGGCTGACGTAGCACGTTTAGATGCCGATAAAAGCAAGGAAGAAATCACTTATGCAGTAATCAATACCTATTACGCTTTATACAAAGTATTGCAGAGCAGAAAAGTGGTTGATCAGAATTTAGAATCAATTGCTGCACAGATTAAACAGGCACAACGTTTCTTCGAACAAGGCATTGTAACCAAAAACGATGTGTTGCGTTTCCAATTGCAACAGGCAAATGTTACGCTAACACAAATGGATATCGAGAGTAACCGTAAAGTGATCAACTACAATTTAGATATCCTTTTGGGTTTACCAGAAGATACCGAAGTTAAAATTGTTGATCCAACCGCCGGCTTAAAAACGCCGGGCTCGTTAAACGAATACATTGGCCAGGCAATGGCTAATCGCCAGGAGTTAAAACAACTTGATGTGCAAAACAAAGTTGCCGATTTTAACATTAAAACCATTAAAGCAAATACGCTGCCTACCGTTGGTGTTGGTGCTAACTTATATTACATTAACCCAAGTGGCAATTTTATCCCGCCAACAAACCAATATTTAATGCCTGTTACATTAGGTGCAACCGTTTCCTGGAATTTCGGTAACCTTTGGACAAACAAAAACAAGGTAAGCGAAGCGAAAATTCAGCAAAGTGCAATTACCATTCAGAAAGATATCTTATCTGATCAGGTAAAAACAGATATCAACAAAAACTTCCAGGGATACCAGGTGGCGATGAACAAAATCCAGGTATTGGAAACTTCAATTGCCCAGGCAACCGAAAACGATAAGTTATTGGCATCTAAATACAAAAACAATGTGGCTTCGGTTACTGATCGTATCGATGCAGAAACTTTATTGTACCAGGCAAAAATAAACTTAGAGATAGCTAAAGCAGACGCAGGTTTGGCTTACTATACCCTACTAAAATCAACAGGAAAAATAACGCAATAA
- a CDS encoding alkyl hydroperoxide reductase: MAIVGKKFPSVSIDAMSDMGDDLKINVFEEAVNKNSKVLLFWYPKDFTFVCPTELHAFQAALPEFEKRNTIVIGASCDTNEVHFAWLNTPKDNGGIEGVTYPILADTHRQLSGILDILDQEVNYDEEGNESFSGSNVSFRATYLIDETGKVFHESVNDMPLGRNVKEYLRLIDAYAHVQKHGEVCPANWEEGKEAMNANRTGVAEYLAAN; this comes from the coding sequence ATGGCAATAGTAGGTAAAAAATTCCCGAGTGTTAGTATTGATGCAATGTCAGACATGGGTGATGACTTGAAAATCAATGTATTTGAAGAAGCTGTAAACAAAAATAGCAAAGTGTTATTGTTCTGGTATCCAAAAGATTTTACTTTCGTTTGCCCTACAGAATTACACGCTTTCCAAGCTGCTTTACCTGAGTTTGAAAAAAGAAATACAATTGTAATCGGTGCATCTTGCGATACAAACGAAGTTCACTTCGCATGGTTAAATACACCGAAAGATAACGGCGGTATTGAAGGTGTTACTTATCCAATCTTAGCAGATACACACAGACAACTATCTGGCATCTTAGATATTTTAGATCAGGAAGTTAACTACGATGAAGAAGGAAATGAATCTTTCTCAGGATCAAATGTTTCTTTCAGAGCGACTTATTTAATCGACGAAACTGGTAAAGTTTTCCACGAAAGTGTTAACGATATGCCGCTAGGTAGAAACGTTAAAGAATATTTACGTTTAATCGATGCTTATGCGCACGTTCAAAAACATGGCGAAGTTTGTCCTGCAAACTGGGAAGAAGGAAAAGAAGCGATGAACGCAAACAGAACTGGCGTAGCTGAATATTTAGCTGCTAACTAA
- a CDS encoding phosphoenolpyruvate carboxylase: MPKLRLTTQRESIFNNEVISKFELFNSLFLTLPFYKIKDTGTLLPLFFKSCEEGIANGEKPAQIIEEFFAKYTSYTERKDIVDLLFRFIQYIERQVVLFDAVEDASFTKLNTTDEQSTLAFILKKNADNKPVLSKIEKLIDELSLRLVLTAHPTQFYPGSVLAIITDLTKAIRDNDLTSMNSLLQQLGKTPFFNKKSPTPVDEALNLAWFLENTFYFAAANIQEEIDQNLDEYNLETKKILELGFWPGGDRDGNPNIHADTTLEVSKMLRQILFRCYYRDFRVIKRRITFRGVEENIAKLHDVLYLNAFDQTCELHDISNELRDNLNKIKETLLAEHDGLFVDLVNDLIRKIDLYGNYFASLDIRQDSRVLRNVHAYCRANKPISSLYPADYDKLSEAEKLALISFKEATIVYASEPDALTKDTIEVIKEIKGIQSRNGEKACHRFIISNCQQASDILQLIELFLWNGWSKESLTIDFVPLFETVNDLKGAAAIMETLYSNPFYKAHLASRGNKQHIMLGYSDSTKDGGYLMANWSIFNGKTSLSAVAAKHNIQLAFFDGRGGPPARGGGKTHRFYASMGKEIANKNMQLTVQGQTISSQYGSVESAEFNIEQLINAGLTSGLKEKHNILLDPENKTLLDEMAEESYKVFVDLREHPLFVSYLEKLSPLKLLSQANISSRPVKRNGGGEMKLEDLRAISFVTAWSMLKQNVPGFYGMGTALKNQEKAGNWDKVVKVYQDSDYLKTIVDNCMMSMSKSDFTITAHLAADKEFGAFWTQLHNEFELAKEMLLKLSGQPTLMANYPVDKKSIATREKIILPLVLIQHFALEKLQHNQNEKDQQALEKLAVRTVFGIVNAGRNLA; encoded by the coding sequence ATGCCTAAACTTCGTTTAACTACGCAACGAGAATCTATTTTTAATAATGAGGTCATCTCAAAATTCGAACTATTTAACAGTTTATTTCTCACCTTGCCTTTTTACAAAATTAAAGACACCGGAACCCTGCTTCCGCTATTTTTTAAGAGCTGTGAAGAAGGCATTGCAAACGGAGAAAAACCTGCACAGATTATCGAAGAATTTTTCGCCAAGTATACCAGTTATACCGAGCGCAAAGATATTGTTGACCTGCTCTTTCGTTTTATCCAGTATATCGAACGTCAGGTGGTACTCTTTGATGCCGTAGAAGATGCTTCTTTTACCAAACTCAATACGACTGACGAGCAGAGTACACTGGCATTCATCTTAAAAAAGAATGCCGATAACAAACCCGTGTTATCAAAAATTGAGAAATTGATTGATGAACTTTCGCTTCGTTTAGTTCTAACTGCACACCCAACCCAGTTTTATCCGGGAAGTGTATTGGCCATTATTACCGATTTAACCAAAGCCATTCGTGATAACGACCTTACTTCGATGAACTCGTTATTGCAGCAATTGGGTAAAACGCCGTTTTTTAATAAAAAATCGCCAACACCGGTTGATGAGGCCTTAAACCTTGCCTGGTTCCTGGAGAATACATTTTACTTTGCTGCTGCGAACATACAGGAAGAGATCGATCAGAACCTGGATGAATACAACCTGGAAACCAAGAAAATTTTAGAGCTGGGTTTCTGGCCAGGAGGCGATAGAGACGGAAATCCGAACATTCATGCCGATACCACCCTGGAGGTTTCTAAAATGTTGCGCCAGATCCTGTTCCGTTGTTATTACCGCGATTTCAGGGTAATTAAACGCCGCATTACTTTTAGAGGCGTTGAAGAGAATATCGCAAAACTACATGATGTATTGTATCTGAATGCTTTCGATCAAACTTGCGAGCTCCATGATATTTCTAACGAGTTAAGGGATAACCTAAATAAAATTAAGGAAACATTGCTGGCCGAACACGATGGTTTATTTGTTGATTTGGTTAACGATCTGATCCGTAAAATAGATTTGTATGGCAACTACTTTGCTTCACTTGATATCCGTCAGGATAGCCGTGTGCTGAGGAATGTACATGCTTACTGCCGCGCCAATAAACCAATATCTTCTTTATATCCTGCTGATTATGATAAGCTATCAGAAGCAGAGAAATTAGCTTTAATTTCTTTTAAAGAGGCAACCATTGTTTACGCAAGCGAGCCCGATGCCCTGACAAAGGATACAATCGAAGTAATCAAAGAAATTAAAGGCATTCAAAGCCGTAATGGTGAAAAAGCCTGTCACCGTTTTATTATCAGTAATTGCCAGCAAGCAAGCGATATTTTGCAATTGATTGAGCTTTTCCTTTGGAATGGCTGGAGTAAAGAATCCTTAACGATTGATTTTGTGCCGCTTTTTGAAACGGTTAACGATTTAAAAGGAGCCGCGGCAATTATGGAAACGCTTTACAGTAATCCATTTTATAAAGCCCATTTGGCCAGCCGTGGAAATAAACAGCATATTATGCTTGGTTATTCTGACAGTACCAAAGATGGTGGTTATTTAATGGCCAACTGGTCTATTTTTAACGGAAAAACCTCTCTATCGGCTGTTGCTGCAAAACATAATATTCAATTGGCCTTTTTTGATGGCCGTGGAGGACCGCCTGCACGTGGCGGAGGTAAAACACACCGTTTTTACGCTTCAATGGGTAAAGAAATTGCCAATAAAAACATGCAGTTAACCGTTCAGGGACAGACAATTAGTTCACAATACGGATCTGTAGAAAGTGCAGAATTTAATATCGAACAATTAATCAATGCCGGATTAACCTCTGGATTGAAAGAGAAACACAATATTCTTTTAGATCCTGAAAATAAAACCCTGCTTGATGAGATGGCTGAAGAAAGTTATAAGGTTTTTGTCGATTTGCGTGAGCATCCGTTATTTGTGAGTTATTTAGAAAAATTGTCTCCTTTAAAACTTTTGTCGCAGGCGAACATTAGTAGTCGTCCGGTAAAAAGAAATGGTGGGGGTGAGATGAAACTCGAAGATTTAAGGGCTATTAGTTTTGTTACGGCCTGGAGTATGCTGAAACAAAACGTTCCTGGTTTTTATGGAATGGGAACAGCGTTGAAAAACCAGGAAAAAGCTGGTAATTGGGATAAAGTAGTTAAAGTTTACCAGGACTCTGATTACCTGAAAACCATTGTAGATAACTGTATGATGAGTATGAGCAAATCAGACTTTACCATTACGGCGCATTTAGCCGCAGATAAAGAATTTGGTGCTTTTTGGACTCAACTACACAACGAATTCGAATTAGCGAAGGAGATGCTTTTAAAACTCTCCGGACAGCCAACATTAATGGCGAATTATCCGGTAGATAAAAAATCGATCGCCACCCGCGAAAAAATTATTTTACCACTGGTACTCATTCAGCATTTTGCTTTAGAGAAACTGCAGCACAATCAGAACGAGAAAGACCAGCAGGCTTTAGAAAAGCTTGCAGTAAGAACGGTATTTGGTATTGTAAATGCAGGTAGGAATTTAGCTTAA
- a CDS encoding thiol reductase thioredoxin, with amino-acid sequence MFLELTEDNLQQYLADNSKVMVQYAASWCGNCRIMKPKFKKLASENEDVAFLIVDAEKLPNSRKFANVDNLPTFAAFEGGSLVDQVQTNKAEGLIELFNKIK; translated from the coding sequence ATGTTTTTAGAATTAACAGAAGACAATCTTCAACAGTATTTAGCCGATAACTCAAAGGTAATGGTTCAGTATGCTGCATCCTGGTGCGGAAACTGCCGGATCATGAAACCGAAGTTTAAAAAACTGGCTTCAGAAAATGAAGATGTAGCTTTCTTGATTGTTGATGCCGAAAAACTTCCAAACTCACGCAAATTTGCAAACGTTGATAATTTACCAACTTTCGCAGCTTTTGAAGGCGGTAGCTTGGTAGATCAGGTGCAAACCAACAAAGCAGAAGGTTTAATTGAACTATTTAACAAGATAAAGTAA